The Flavobacterium johnsoniae UW101 genomic interval AATTGCCAGTTTATCTTGTGTTTATGGCGGTAATTATACTTTTACGCATTGTACTTTTAATAACAATTGGTCAAATAGTTCTCATTTTGCCGTTAACTTAAGTAATCGTTTATCTGGAGCAGTTCCAGAAACCAATCCGCTTACAAATGCAGCTTTTAATAATTGTATTATTTATGGTTCAAGCACGAATGAATTTAATTTAGAGAAAAGTGCAAATACTGCATTTGTATATCAGCTCAACAACTGTCTGCTAAGATTCGGCACTACAACAAATGCTGATTATCAATTTAAAACCGATACAGAGCATTATAACAATATTATTCTAAATGAAAATCCGAAATATTATAATGTTTCTAAAAACCAATTGAATATTGATAAAACTTCTGCCGCTTTCGCGAAAGGAAATCAGGCTTATATAATTCCATTAGATATTTTAGGAATCACAAGAACTTCACCTCCGGATTTGGGTGCATACCAGAGTAAAGACTTCCCTTCTAAATAAAATTAAAAGTTTAAATACGTATTTTGAAATTGTCAGCACAGACTTTGTTTTCATAGTCTGCATTTTATGTTTAAAACATAAACATAATCATCAGTTAACATGTTTTTTTCTTTAAAACTGTAATCTTGTCCTAAGAATTAAACCTATTTATTTTAAGACTTCAAGTCACAATTTCAACCTGCTTATTTATGAAAAAAAACTACTTTTTTCTTTTTTTACTGGTTTTTACATCTGCTTTTTCACAAATCCCTACTGGATATTATGATACGGCAACAGGAACCGGCTATGCATTAAAAACGCAATTGTACAATATTATTAAAGATCACACCGATAATGGATATGGCGGACTTTATGTAACGTATGCCACATCAGACCTTGATCATTTTTATGAAAATGACGGTACGGTTTTAGACATGTATTCTGAAAATCCAACAGGAACAGATCCTTACAGCTACAGCATTGCCACTACTCAAAGATGTGGTAATTATGTTAAAGAAGGTGATTGTTATAACAGAGAACACATCATTCCACAATCTGTATTTGACGAAAAATCACCAATGGTGGCCGATGCTCATTTTATTACCCCAACAGATGGAAAGGTTAACGGAATGCGCTCGAATTACCCTCATGGCGTTGTAAATAATCCAACTTATACCTCTTTAAACGGAAGCAAATTAGGTGCAAATGCTACTGCGGGATATTCAGGAACTGTTTTTGAACCAATTGATGAATTTAAGGGCGATATTGCCCGAATGTATTTTTATTTTGCAACACGATATGAAAATACAATTGCCGGATATTCATATCCAATGTTTAACGGAACTTCAAACAAAGTTTTTACAGCAGCTTTCTTAAATATTCTTCTAGCCTGGCATACACAAGATCCTGTAAGTCCGAGAGAAATAGAGCGAAACAATGCTATTTATGCACGTCAGAACAACAGAAATCCATTTATTGATCATCCGGAATATGTAAATCAAATCTGGACAACTGAATCAGACGATACTACACCTCCAACTACACCTCAAAACTTAACGGTTACACAAAGCACTTCAAACTCAATAAGTTTAAGCTGGTCGGCTTCGACAGATAATTCAGGAATTGCAGCTTATGCGATTTACGTAGACAATGTTTTTAAACAAAATACAACGAGTACTACTGCAACAATATCAGGATTAACACCTTCGACAACCTATTCTTTTTATGTAATTGCAAAAGACGCATCCAACAATTCTTCTACTCAAAGCACCTCTGTAAATGGAACTACAACTGAAGCATCATCCGGAGGCGGCGGTACTGTTACGAATGAAATTTTCTTCACCGAATATGTTGAAGGTTCTGGAAACAATAAATACTTAGAAATTTCAAATTTTACAGGAAACACAGTCGATTTAACTAAATATGCTATCAAAAAGCAGGTTAATGGCGCCGGTCCGTGGACATCAACTTCCGGACTTGCATTAACGGGAACATTAGCTCATGGGGCATCGTATGTAATTGCATACAGTCAGGCAGCTGCAGCTTGTTTTGCTCCGGCAAGTGCTAATTTATCAAGCGGTGCAACTGAACTTCAGTTTAACGGAAATGATCCTGTAGGATTATTTAAAAATGATGTTTTGATTGATATAATTGGTACTTTAGGCAATACTGCTAATTTTTCTATTGACGAAACTTTAAGAAGAAAACCAACGGTTTCTTCACCAAACACTATTTTTGATAAAGCTGCAGAATGGGATGTGTATCCTAAAGATACTTGCAGCGGATTAGGAAGTCATACTTTAGCCAATTTAGGAACTGGAAATTTTGACTCTGCCATATTTTCAATCTATCCAAATCCATCAAATGGTCATTTTACAATTCAGTTGAAAGATTCAAATGAAACTTCAAATATTGAAATAATATCAATTTTAGGACAAAGAGTTTTTTCACAAAAGAACAGTCTTAATTCGTCTATAAATGTGAATAATATTCAAAAAGGAATTTATATTGTACGCATTACGCAAGGTTCAAAAACAAGCAGCAAAAAAATAATTATCAACTAGATAAGTTATTTTCTCCTTACTATACTTCCCGCAAAGGCTCTGATTTTTAAAAATCGTGTCTCTGCGGGATTTATGTTTATAAAAAACATCGTAAGAAAATAAAAAACAATACTGCTTTAGTTTGCAAAAAAAGCTTTTTTTTGCAGGTTTTTTCTTTAAATTTATTGTTTTATATAAGTGTTATTAATAACTTTAAATACAAAAACAAAATGCAAGAAAAAATAATAATCGCTTATGGCCTAAACTGCATTGATAATCATGAGTATTTTTTCGAAAATGCTCCCAAATCTATATTTTGTAATGAATGTGAATGCTGTATAGATTTTTCTTATTTGCCAACTGATTTTAAAATAAGAAATAAAGCAGACTATAGCGCAACATATGATCGTAGATTAATTTCTTCTTTGAAATTCAAAGATTTTATAGAAGAGTTAAACTTTAATGTCGATTTTCTTTCACTGAACAAAGACAGTTCACTTTTTTTAATGAAACCTTTGGAAATTTTAGAATTTTCTGCATGGAAACGAGGAAGATTTTGTGACAAATGCAACCAATATAATGATCAGGTAGTTCCTGAACCAGATTTTTTTTATAAAACGGGAAAAATAATTGAAGAAGGAATATTTTCAACCAGTGTAGGTTTCGGAAGTGGAAAAGAAATATACCCAAATATTATTCTTGGAATAGAAACTGCTCAAATAATCAAAGAGGCTGTCAAAAAATATAAATTTAGAGGTTTATCTATAAATGAAATAACAAGTTTAAAAATTTAGGATTGTAAATAATTCTTATAACTATTCTACAAATTAAACAGTAAGAAAATATATCAAAAATTAAACATTGCTTAACGCGGTGTATTCATAAAAGTAGTAGATTTGCTACAATACATTTTTAAAATTCTAATATTCAGATTTTTAAAAACATCTAAAACAACCAAATCTTAAACTATTGACTATGAAAAAAAACTACTTTTTGCTGGTATTACTGTTTTCTATTATTGGTTTTTCTCAAATTCCTTCTGGTTATTACAATACTGCAACCGGAACAGGTTATACTTTAAAAACACAATTGTATAATATTATTAAAGACCACACCAATAATGGTTATGCAGGATTATATACAACTTATTTAACATCTGACGTTGATAATTTTTACGAAAACGACGGAACTATTCTGGATATGTATTCTGAAAATCCATCCGGAACAGACCCTTACAATTATACAACCGGAACAACTCAAAGATGCGGCAATTATTCTGCCGAAGGCGATTGCTACAATAGAGAACATATAATTCCTCAGTCGGTTTTTAACGAACAGTCACCAATGGTTGCCGATGCACATTTTATTACACCAACCGACGGAAAAGTAAACGGAATGCGTTCTAATTATCCGCACGGAACTGTAAACTCCGCAACTTATACTTCTCAAAATGGAAGTAAACTAGGCTCAAGCAGCGTATCCGGATATTCAGGAACCGTTTTTGAGCCCATCAATGCTTTTAAAGGCGATATTGCCCGAATGTATTTTTATTTTGCAACACGTTACGAAAACACAGTTGCCGGATATTCTTATGCTATGTTTAATGGTTCAAGCAATCAGGTTTTTACAACTGCTTTCTTAAATATGCTTTTGGCGTGGCACGCACAAGATCCTGTAAGTGCCAGAGAAATTGCCAGAAATAATGCTATTTATGCTCGTCAAAACAACAGAAATCCG includes:
- a CDS encoding endonuclease; this translates as MKKNYFFLFLLVFTSAFSQIPTGYYDTATGTGYALKTQLYNIIKDHTDNGYGGLYVTYATSDLDHFYENDGTVLDMYSENPTGTDPYSYSIATTQRCGNYVKEGDCYNREHIIPQSVFDEKSPMVADAHFITPTDGKVNGMRSNYPHGVVNNPTYTSLNGSKLGANATAGYSGTVFEPIDEFKGDIARMYFYFATRYENTIAGYSYPMFNGTSNKVFTAAFLNILLAWHTQDPVSPREIERNNAIYARQNNRNPFIDHPEYVNQIWTTESDDTTPPTTPQNLTVTQSTSNSISLSWSASTDNSGIAAYAIYVDNVFKQNTTSTTATISGLTPSTTYSFYVIAKDASNNSSTQSTSVNGTTTEASSGGGGTVTNEIFFTEYVEGSGNNKYLEISNFTGNTVDLTKYAIKKQVNGAGPWTSTSGLALTGTLAHGASYVIAYSQAAAACFAPASANLSSGATELQFNGNDPVGLFKNDVLIDIIGTLGNTANFSIDETLRRKPTVSSPNTIFDKAAEWDVYPKDTCSGLGSHTLANLGTGNFDSAIFSIYPNPSNGHFTIQLKDSNETSNIEIISILGQRVFSQKNSLNSSINVNNIQKGIYIVRITQGSKTSSKKIIIN